In the Candidatus Electrothrix rattekaaiensis genome, one interval contains:
- a CDS encoding two-component regulator propeller domain-containing protein, which yields MKLITFFMLLVFCGVVFFFPQNGLQAQSLNPNIHISQYLHKSFVHDERIKSVLDIMQDDDGFLWLATYTGLVRFDGEEFVHYNRTTRDDFPASAVRSLLKDSRGRLWVGTNDNGLFLYQNDRFENFTVHDGLPDNSIRLLFEDRDGGLWIGTTSGVAYFDGKNFQRFPSLEVSGDKLVNFICQDSSGALWIGMKRAGAVYILDEKSEKFVLYDGELAQLTKKKVLEFMVKDRGNNGLWAITSDALIFVKDHKVVKIFDLNKEVQTLRKISNTKIYQDNSGALWLTGDSGLFRFYKGNFDSFSNADGLSDDIVFTAYQDKEGNLWVGTHPGLDQFSEAKFINYSSSEGMLGDTVNAVLEDRSGEFLVATNQGLNLIRPRLNTVEKFSEQRLKTRIRHLYKDSFERIWVSTYGNGLLVLKDREIIQQLKVRDGLVSDKVRLVLEDQEHNVWVGTTSGLSVINQNGDITNHTTKTDSGLTNDFILSLYEDSEGRIWIGTDGGGLHIYEQGRIHRRYAKDKRLSGNVIFRFYQEPEGGMWVASNNGIFIIRGDKIYTVSSRQGLLADSIFEITADSKDRLWMTSTLGVFYVHQRDLEEVIQGRKDKFPIVFFDKHSGFKENPTATAWMDVSAEGKLWIPTHGGVAVIDPENIPINEILPKTIILSSNIKTVGEKNSEGVLFIPPDTNRVNFYFAVLSFVSPEKNLLKFKLDGFDKDWSSPSNRREVSYTNLPPGPYSFKVKGMNNDGISSSDEAVLRFYRVPYYYETSWFRFLVIITGVFLVVLAGFFIYRHRVKKLNEELKRRKLQLELERKATEAERSAKEHVILLSESYSRFVPHIFFNFLGKESILDVKLGDQVEKELTVLFADIRDFTSLSENMTPKETFDFINSYLGQMGPIVYQEEGFVDKYIGDAIMALFPTAQQALHAAIQMNTTLLSGQSQKRIKNHQMPVRIGIGINTGNLMLGTVGQSNRMDGTVISDAVNLAARLESLTSYYGVNILFSEETYLGLTDPDLYQVRLLDNVTVKGKKKPVRVFEALDGLPEPVRSLKVQSTPAFEEAINHYRSGELVQAKKIFQDCLQKCPEDRAADIYIQRCEHYLDVGIGENWNGVYNMEFK from the coding sequence ATGAAATTAATAACGTTTTTTATGCTTCTTGTTTTCTGCGGTGTTGTATTTTTTTTCCCGCAGAACGGCCTGCAAGCGCAATCTCTTAATCCGAATATCCATATTTCCCAGTACCTGCATAAGTCTTTTGTTCATGATGAAAGGATAAAGAGTGTGTTGGATATCATGCAGGATGATGACGGGTTCCTTTGGCTGGCAACATATACAGGATTGGTCAGATTTGATGGTGAGGAATTTGTTCATTATAACCGCACCACTCGTGATGATTTTCCTGCGTCAGCAGTTCGCAGTTTATTGAAGGACAGCAGAGGTCGCTTATGGGTTGGGACCAATGATAACGGACTGTTTCTTTATCAGAATGATAGGTTTGAGAACTTTACAGTTCATGATGGGCTTCCTGATAATTCCATTAGACTCTTGTTTGAAGACAGGGACGGAGGGTTATGGATCGGTACAACGTCAGGGGTTGCCTATTTTGACGGGAAGAATTTTCAACGGTTCCCGTCTTTAGAAGTATCTGGGGATAAATTGGTCAATTTTATCTGTCAGGATTCATCAGGAGCTCTCTGGATCGGGATGAAGCGAGCTGGTGCCGTTTATATATTAGATGAAAAATCGGAGAAATTTGTTCTATACGACGGGGAATTGGCCCAGTTAACCAAGAAAAAAGTTCTTGAATTCATGGTGAAGGACAGGGGGAATAACGGGCTTTGGGCGATTACCTCTGATGCGCTTATTTTTGTGAAGGATCATAAGGTCGTTAAGATTTTTGATCTGAACAAAGAAGTGCAAACTTTGAGAAAGATCAGCAATACCAAAATCTACCAGGATAATAGTGGGGCACTTTGGTTGACAGGAGATAGCGGTCTTTTTCGATTTTATAAGGGAAATTTTGATTCTTTTTCCAATGCCGACGGCCTGAGTGATGATATTGTTTTTACGGCGTATCAGGACAAAGAAGGAAATCTTTGGGTCGGAACCCATCCGGGGCTTGATCAGTTTTCTGAGGCGAAATTTATAAATTACAGTTCATCAGAAGGGATGCTTGGTGATACGGTGAATGCCGTCCTGGAAGACAGGTCCGGTGAGTTTCTGGTTGCGACCAATCAGGGGTTGAATCTGATTCGCCCTCGTTTAAACACGGTAGAAAAATTTTCAGAGCAGCGACTTAAAACAAGGATCAGACACCTGTATAAGGATAGCTTTGAAAGGATTTGGGTAAGTACCTATGGAAACGGCCTGTTGGTTCTGAAAGATCGGGAGATTATTCAGCAGCTCAAGGTAAGAGATGGGCTGGTTTCTGACAAGGTACGCTTAGTTTTGGAAGATCAAGAGCATAATGTCTGGGTCGGGACCACTTCCGGTCTCAGTGTTATTAATCAGAACGGTGATATTACTAACCATACAACCAAGACGGATAGCGGATTAACAAATGATTTTATATTGAGTTTGTACGAGGATAGTGAAGGCCGTATTTGGATAGGGACGGATGGAGGCGGCCTTCATATCTATGAGCAAGGGAGGATACACAGGAGATATGCAAAAGATAAGAGGCTATCCGGGAATGTGATCTTCAGATTTTATCAGGAGCCGGAAGGGGGTATGTGGGTGGCCTCAAATAACGGTATATTTATTATTCGAGGTGATAAAATATATACCGTCAGTTCTAGGCAGGGCTTGTTGGCAGACAGTATTTTCGAGATAACAGCGGACTCCAAAGACAGGTTATGGATGACAAGTACTCTTGGTGTCTTTTATGTGCATCAGCGAGATCTTGAAGAGGTTATTCAGGGAAGAAAAGATAAATTTCCAATTGTTTTTTTTGATAAGCACTCAGGTTTTAAAGAAAATCCAACAGCAACCGCCTGGATGGATGTGAGTGCTGAGGGGAAGCTGTGGATACCCACCCACGGCGGGGTTGCAGTGATTGATCCAGAGAATATCCCGATTAATGAAATATTGCCTAAAACAATAATTCTTTCTTCAAATATTAAGACTGTCGGTGAAAAGAATTCTGAAGGGGTGCTGTTTATTCCGCCTGATACGAACAGGGTAAATTTTTATTTTGCTGTGCTGAGTTTTGTTTCTCCTGAGAAAAATTTGCTCAAATTCAAACTTGACGGGTTTGACAAGGACTGGTCGAGTCCGAGTAATAGGCGTGAGGTATCGTATACGAATCTACCGCCTGGGCCTTATTCCTTCAAAGTTAAGGGTATGAATAATGACGGTATTTCATCGTCAGATGAAGCTGTTCTTCGTTTTTATAGAGTCCCTTATTACTACGAGACCTCCTGGTTTCGTTTTCTGGTGATAATTACCGGAGTTTTTTTGGTTGTCTTAGCAGGATTCTTTATCTATCGACATCGTGTGAAAAAGTTGAATGAGGAACTGAAACGTCGAAAGCTGCAACTGGAATTAGAGAGAAAAGCCACAGAAGCGGAACGGAGTGCCAAAGAACATGTAATACTGCTTTCAGAGTCGTATAGCAGGTTTGTTCCGCATATCTTTTTTAATTTTTTAGGAAAAGAGAGCATTCTTGATGTGAAGCTGGGAGACCAAGTGGAAAAGGAACTTACTGTTCTGTTTGCTGATATTCGTGATTTCACATCATTGTCGGAAAATATGACGCCGAAGGAAACCTTTGACTTTATCAACTCGTATCTCGGCCAAATGGGGCCGATAGTTTACCAGGAAGAAGGATTTGTTGATAAATATATAGGTGATGCTATCATGGCCCTGTTTCCCACAGCCCAACAAGCGTTACATGCTGCTATTCAGATGAACACCACTTTGCTGAGTGGGCAGAGCCAGAAGCGGATAAAAAATCATCAAATGCCGGTGAGAATCGGTATAGGAATTAATACTGGCAACTTGATGCTCGGTACTGTCGGGCAATCGAACAGGATGGATGGAACTGTGATCAGCGATGCGGTAAATTTGGCAGCGCGTCTTGAAAGTCTGACCAGTTATTATGGGGTGAATATTCTTTTTTCAGAAGAGACCTATCTCGGTTTAACAGATCCTGATCTTTATCAGGTGCGATTATTAGATAACGTGACTGTGAAAGGGAAGAAAAAACCGGTCAGGGTTTTTGAAGCCTTGGATGGCCTGCCTGAGCCTGTACGATCGTTAAAAGTTCAATCCACTCCTGCTTTTGAAGAGGCCATTAACCATTACCGTTCTGGAGAGCTGGTACAGGCAAAAAAAATATTCCAGGATTGTTTGCAAAAATGCCCGGAGGACAGGGCAGCGGATATCTATATCCAACGGTGTGAGCATTATTTAGACGTTGGTATCGGAGAGAATTGGAACGGGGTTTATAATATGGAATTTAAATAG
- a CDS encoding ABC transporter ATP-binding protein translates to MTAPTFSLPGEVIWPLSALHEAIPLLAERSSLLSGAAQDRTELRTGRTPPPLPDDFESMEELTSWLENTSQRLGLEVVAVETTYPDQEDLLLHATPALLLLPDEGELSELAGSFVLLVSSRRRTLRLLKQDGRLYHLPVHRLRDILVSKLEAPLKPMVDTLLEQVNIREQQRDKVRRALLREYLSGAKVEGCWMLRLPPSASFIHQLRRARFPKKVVGLVCATLAARLLILIASFLIGKTILQGSVGLGDFQLWGLLLFTVIPMHLVGMQLKNRLSLHFGVLLRNRLLHGILQLRPEEIQHQGSGHFIGNVQEIEQLEAMGMSAAFMACTSFLEVLIAAVVLMQGAGGLLHGMLLLGWSGMIFLLGWMYYLRMRDWLIHSRVMTCDLVERMVGHRTRLAQERPEQLHEIEDQLLSRYAMLSERLDNMEVIMKSAAGRRGWLPVSLLGTLAMFFSTGVGVSTFAVSLGGTLLAALALDQLVQSIYQFLKTVMSWEQVHPLYEAACRERIRKVPQFIPATCLKQKKKKHPLIQAEKLSFSYPNSGKEQQVILDQCDLTMKAGQYVLLEGASGCGKSTLALLLSGLQHPDSGSLHLFGFSLASLGEEAWRKRVVIAPQFHQNYVLTETLAFNLLMGRGWPPSQKDLMEAETVCRELGLADLLEAMPSGLQQMVGEGGWRLSHGERTRLFIARTLLQQADLIILDESFAALDPETLQIALSCVLRRAKALLLIAHP, encoded by the coding sequence ATGACAGCCCCAACCTTTTCTTTACCCGGCGAGGTTATTTGGCCGTTGAGTGCCTTGCATGAGGCGATTCCCCTTTTGGCCGAACGGTCCTCCCTGTTGTCTGGTGCTGCCCAAGACAGAACCGAGCTCAGAACAGGACGTACGCCACCACCGCTGCCTGATGACTTCGAGAGCATGGAAGAACTCACCTCCTGGTTGGAGAATACAAGCCAGCGGCTGGGACTGGAAGTGGTGGCAGTGGAAACCACCTATCCTGATCAGGAAGATTTACTGTTGCACGCTACTCCTGCCCTGTTGTTGCTTCCTGATGAAGGGGAACTATCTGAACTTGCTGGGTCTTTTGTCCTGTTGGTGTCGAGCCGACGGCGGACTCTCCGCCTGTTGAAGCAAGACGGAAGGTTGTATCACCTGCCTGTACACAGGTTGCGGGATATTTTGGTGAGTAAGCTAGAGGCCCCGCTGAAGCCAATGGTTGATACTCTCCTAGAACAGGTGAATATTCGAGAACAGCAGCGAGATAAAGTACGACGGGCCTTGCTTCGGGAATATCTTTCTGGCGCAAAGGTTGAAGGATGCTGGATGCTGCGTCTACCGCCAAGCGCATCATTTATCCATCAGCTGCGTCGGGCTCGATTTCCCAAAAAAGTGGTCGGGTTGGTCTGCGCTACTTTGGCTGCGCGTTTGCTGATCCTGATCGCCTCTTTTTTGATTGGTAAAACGATCTTACAGGGAAGCGTTGGCTTGGGTGATTTTCAGCTTTGGGGCTTGTTGCTTTTTACTGTTATCCCAATGCATTTGGTCGGGATGCAGCTGAAAAATCGTTTGTCACTCCATTTTGGGGTACTCTTACGCAACCGTCTGTTACACGGTATCCTGCAATTGCGTCCTGAAGAGATACAGCATCAGGGGAGCGGCCATTTTATCGGCAATGTACAGGAGATTGAACAGTTGGAAGCTATGGGGATGAGTGCCGCCTTCATGGCTTGCACATCGTTTCTTGAAGTGCTTATAGCTGCCGTTGTGTTGATGCAGGGCGCAGGAGGACTGCTGCACGGGATGTTGCTGTTGGGGTGGAGCGGGATGATTTTCCTGCTCGGCTGGATGTATTACCTGAGGATGCGGGACTGGTTGATTCATTCTCGGGTTATGACCTGTGATCTTGTTGAGCGCATGGTGGGGCACCGTACCCGGCTGGCCCAGGAAAGGCCTGAACAACTTCATGAGATAGAAGACCAGTTACTCAGCCGCTACGCCATGTTGTCAGAGCGGCTGGACAATATGGAAGTCATTATGAAGAGTGCTGCCGGGCGACGGGGCTGGCTGCCGGTGAGTCTGCTTGGAACGCTGGCCATGTTTTTCAGCACCGGGGTTGGCGTGAGCACGTTTGCGGTCAGTCTGGGCGGAACCTTGTTGGCGGCCTTGGCCTTGGATCAGCTGGTGCAGAGTATTTACCAGTTCCTGAAAACAGTGATGAGCTGGGAGCAGGTTCATCCGCTCTATGAGGCAGCCTGTCGTGAGCGTATACGAAAGGTGCCACAGTTTATCCCGGCGACCTGTTTAAAACAGAAGAAGAAAAAGCATCCGCTCATCCAGGCAGAGAAGCTGAGTTTTTCCTACCCGAATTCAGGAAAGGAACAACAAGTTATTCTTGATCAATGCGACCTTACCATGAAAGCGGGGCAGTATGTGTTACTGGAAGGGGCATCGGGCTGTGGTAAGTCCACCTTGGCACTTCTGTTGAGCGGACTACAGCATCCGGATTCCGGTTCTCTACACCTGTTTGGTTTCTCTTTGGCAAGCCTAGGTGAAGAGGCGTGGCGCAAGCGGGTGGTTATTGCACCTCAATTTCACCAGAATTATGTTTTGACAGAGACCCTTGCCTTTAATTTGCTTATGGGTCGAGGCTGGCCTCCGTCTCAGAAGGACTTGATGGAAGCAGAGACTGTCTGTCGAGAATTGGGGTTGGCCGATCTTTTGGAGGCCATGCCTTCAGGATTGCAGCAGATGGTGGGCGAGGGCGGGTGGCGTTTATCACATGGAGAACGAACTCGCTTGTTTATCGCCCGTACTTTGCTCCAGCAAGCAGATTTGATCATTCTGGATGAAAGCTTTGCCGCTCTTGACCCGGAAACTTTACAAATTGCTTTGTCCTGTGTCTTGCGTCGGGCCAAGGCTCTCCTGCTTATAGCTCACCCATAA
- a CDS encoding NAD-dependent epimerase/dehydratase family protein — protein sequence MKKSKVLVTGGGGFIGLALVQELCRQGKAVCVLGRHRYPAAEVAGAISLQGDIRNLEAVQQAASGCDTVFHVAAKAGIWGSFQEYYAVNVLGTLNVLAACQKLGIGNLVYTSTPSVVFDGHDLKEADESLPYSSKPLCAYALTKILAEQHVLRNNSEELRTAAIRPHLVWGPGDTNLIPRLMARGREQGLRIVGNGKNLVDIAYIDNVVHAHLLAAENLAGERTAAGHAFFIGQQEPVELWPWINDLFAEMEVPPVTAQVGLGTAKTVGWLLEMGYGLLGARQEPKMTRFLAEQLAMSHWFSKKKAETLLGYREKVSTEIGMQRLLDWLRQERL from the coding sequence ATGAAGAAGAGCAAAGTATTGGTTACCGGTGGTGGCGGATTTATCGGGCTTGCCCTTGTGCAGGAACTCTGTCGGCAGGGCAAGGCTGTCTGTGTTTTGGGCAGGCATCGGTACCCTGCTGCTGAAGTAGCCGGGGCTATTTCCCTTCAGGGAGACATTCGAAATTTGGAGGCTGTGCAACAGGCAGCATCCGGTTGTGATACGGTCTTTCATGTTGCGGCCAAGGCCGGTATATGGGGGAGTTTTCAAGAGTATTATGCCGTCAATGTCCTGGGTACATTGAACGTGTTGGCGGCTTGCCAGAAGTTAGGAATAGGGAATCTGGTCTATACCTCGACTCCGTCTGTGGTTTTTGATGGCCATGATTTGAAGGAAGCAGATGAGTCCTTGCCGTATTCTTCCAAGCCGCTTTGTGCCTATGCTCTCACGAAGATCTTAGCGGAACAGCATGTGCTGCGGAACAACTCTGAGGAGCTGCGAACAGCGGCCATTCGCCCGCATCTCGTTTGGGGGCCGGGTGACACCAATCTGATTCCCCGGCTCATGGCCCGTGGCCGGGAGCAAGGCCTGCGTATTGTCGGTAACGGAAAAAATTTAGTGGATATCGCCTATATTGATAATGTGGTTCATGCCCATCTGCTGGCAGCGGAAAATTTAGCGGGTGAAAGGACTGCTGCCGGGCACGCCTTTTTTATCGGTCAGCAGGAACCTGTGGAGCTTTGGCCTTGGATCAACGATCTTTTTGCCGAGATGGAGGTGCCACCCGTTACTGCCCAGGTCGGTTTGGGAACGGCAAAGACGGTTGGTTGGCTGTTGGAAATGGGATACGGGCTCTTAGGGGCCCGTCAGGAACCTAAAATGACCCGTTTTTTGGCGGAACAGTTGGCCATGTCTCATTGGTTTAGCAAGAAAAAGGCAGAAACCCTCTTGGGATACCGAGAAAAGGTGTCCACAGAGATCGGGATGCAACGCTTGCTTGACTGGCTGCGGCAGGAGCGGCTGTAG
- the era gene encoding GTPase Era produces MKTSPMEQPTPKEHRSGVVAVIGPPNAGKSTLLNRYLEQKIAIVTPLPQTTRNRILGIVTETDYQMIMLDTPGLHKAKEMMNQEMVRIAMDTLTEADAVLFLVDAQDLHTLAGNPKKTEKRFAEYKDYFQKISCPAVLALNKVDLLAKEQLLPMMERFTALHPFNTVVPISALEGDGTDILLQTLVEHLPRGPQYYPDDIPTDATERFIVAELIREKVFLRTRQEIPYSTAVLIDSFTENPAGGPVIIHATILVERGSQKGILIGKQGKMLGEIRKAATKEIEKLLCCKAQLKLWIKVKKKWTSNEQILRELGM; encoded by the coding sequence ATGAAGACATCCCCTATGGAACAGCCCACTCCAAAAGAACACCGTTCTGGTGTTGTTGCGGTTATCGGTCCGCCCAATGCCGGCAAATCCACCTTGCTCAACAGGTATTTGGAGCAAAAAATAGCCATTGTCACCCCCCTGCCCCAAACCACGCGCAACCGCATTCTGGGCATTGTGACCGAGACTGATTACCAAATGATCATGCTGGACACCCCAGGACTGCACAAGGCCAAGGAAATGATGAATCAGGAGATGGTGCGCATTGCCATGGACACCCTGACCGAGGCCGATGCTGTCCTGTTTCTGGTTGATGCTCAGGATCTCCATACCTTAGCTGGCAATCCAAAGAAAACTGAAAAACGATTTGCGGAATACAAGGACTATTTCCAGAAAATATCATGTCCGGCTGTTCTGGCCTTAAACAAGGTGGATCTGCTGGCCAAAGAACAGCTGCTTCCCATGATGGAACGCTTTACCGCGTTGCACCCTTTTAACACAGTGGTGCCCATATCCGCCTTGGAAGGGGACGGGACAGACATCCTCTTACAGACCTTGGTGGAGCATCTGCCAAGAGGGCCGCAGTATTATCCAGACGATATCCCCACCGATGCCACAGAGCGTTTTATCGTGGCTGAACTGATTAGAGAAAAAGTCTTTTTACGCACCCGACAGGAAATCCCCTACTCAACCGCTGTGCTGATTGATTCGTTCACAGAAAATCCAGCAGGCGGTCCGGTGATCATTCACGCCACTATCCTGGTCGAGCGCGGTTCACAAAAAGGGATTCTTATCGGTAAGCAAGGAAAGATGTTAGGAGAAATTCGCAAGGCGGCGACCAAAGAGATCGAAAAGCTGCTCTGCTGCAAAGCGCAACTCAAGCTCTGGATCAAGGTCAAAAAAAAATGGACCAGCAATGAACAAATCCTCCGGGAGCTAGGCATGTAG
- a CDS encoding prohibitin family protein: protein MDFKKTTRKTTGQSNRWQRMRYSCRDKWFYSVLLGVTLTLSMGIFWNRIVIWIETGEGGVLYRPFHGGTVTDQVFTEGIHLLMPYNRMTHYNARIQIIRHEFDVLTNRGLPVNLKIAVRYRPIFELLGVLHQRVGPDYPNKIILPQIESVLRKGLGTHSPEEIYTNKNLLLTGLVRRAIEEIGRKFVIVDDIIIREVRLPPGVKKAIEDKLVEEQRFLSYNFRLQAEAQEAERKRIESGGIRDYAENIAATMSEKVLRWHGVQATLKLATSPNAKVVVIGGGRDGLPLVLNAGEWPAESEKTAKTKPPEKVFEEDKQNTQNTQPIFPLYQGDN from the coding sequence ATGGATTTCAAAAAAACAACACGAAAAACGACTGGTCAATCGAATCGATGGCAACGTATGCGTTACTCCTGTAGGGATAAATGGTTCTACTCGGTTCTGTTAGGTGTCACTCTCACCTTGTCAATGGGTATTTTCTGGAATCGTATTGTCATATGGATTGAAACCGGAGAGGGCGGGGTTCTCTATCGGCCCTTTCATGGAGGAACCGTGACCGATCAAGTGTTCACCGAGGGGATACATCTACTGATGCCGTATAACCGAATGACCCATTATAATGCCAGAATTCAAATTATCCGGCATGAGTTTGATGTCCTGACCAATCGCGGGCTGCCGGTCAATTTGAAGATCGCTGTACGTTACCGGCCTATTTTTGAATTATTGGGGGTGCTTCATCAGCGGGTCGGCCCGGATTATCCCAATAAGATTATTCTGCCCCAGATTGAATCAGTTTTGCGAAAAGGACTGGGCACGCATTCGCCGGAAGAAATTTACACCAATAAGAATTTACTCCTAACAGGCCTTGTTCGACGGGCGATTGAGGAGATCGGGCGTAAATTCGTGATCGTTGATGATATCATTATTCGGGAAGTGCGGCTACCACCTGGGGTTAAAAAAGCTATTGAAGACAAACTTGTGGAAGAGCAACGTTTCCTTTCGTATAACTTCCGTTTGCAGGCTGAAGCTCAGGAAGCGGAGCGGAAACGGATTGAGTCGGGTGGAATCAGGGATTATGCCGAAAATATCGCTGCAACCATGAGTGAAAAGGTACTGCGCTGGCACGGTGTCCAAGCGACCCTGAAACTGGCGACCTCACCCAATGCCAAGGTGGTGGTGATCGGCGGTGGGCGGGACGGACTTCCTCTGGTGCTCAATGCCGGGGAATGGCCTGCCGAATCGGAAAAAACGGCTAAAACAAAGCCGCCGGAAAAAGTATTTGAAGAGGATAAACAGAATACACAGAATACACAACCCATTTTTCCTTTATATCAGGGGGATAATTGA
- a CDS encoding CvpA family protein, whose protein sequence is MVTISFFFWTLVALFAIIGSMRGWAKEMLVTFSLVMALFVMQVALTHVGPIKKLWDAMTGSTQFYAASLVVILFALFGYHTPNAQKVNKNLARDNKSAARHWLQDMMLGGILGAGNGYLLVGTLWFFLDMAKYPVPEWVLTRPVEGTSAGDAALRLLEWLPPVWLEVPIIYFVVAVVFTFVIIVLV, encoded by the coding sequence ATGGTTACAATTAGCTTTTTCTTTTGGACACTTGTTGCGCTGTTCGCGATTATCGGCTCAATGCGTGGTTGGGCAAAAGAAATGCTTGTCACCTTTAGCCTTGTTATGGCCTTATTTGTCATGCAGGTCGCCTTAACCCATGTCGGGCCGATAAAAAAGCTATGGGATGCTATGACGGGCTCGACGCAATTTTATGCAGCTTCCTTGGTTGTGATCCTATTTGCTCTTTTTGGCTACCATACACCGAATGCCCAGAAGGTGAATAAGAACCTAGCTCGGGATAATAAGAGCGCGGCTCGACATTGGTTACAGGATATGATGTTAGGTGGTATCTTGGGGGCTGGCAACGGCTATCTTTTGGTGGGGACGCTCTGGTTTTTTCTTGATATGGCGAAATACCCGGTTCCTGAATGGGTCTTAACCCGGCCTGTTGAGGGAACTTCTGCAGGGGACGCAGCCTTGAGACTTCTTGAGTGGCTGCCTCCGGTCTGGCTGGAAGTACCTATTATCTATTTTGTTGTAGCAGTGGTCTTTACCTTTGTTATCATTGTGCTGGTCTGA
- the ppk2 gene encoding polyphosphate kinase 2, translating into MADKEEKKNIEKKADAPVKIKLLEGTAMKHMNKKEKKDRRAVWIKKATLDYEIELKSMQTELMKLQKHMKATGMRILAIFEGRDAAGKGGTIKRITAFLNPRNTRVVALSKPSDTEITQWYFQRYAPHLPAAGELVLFDRSWYNRAMVEPVMGFCTDEQHKRFLKDVPLFEQMLVKDGILLFKFYFSVSKEEQSRRFESRKHDLLKQYKLSPVDNLAQQLWDKYSVKKFQMLNESNRTLTPWTIIRSDNKKKARINCMKHILSNVEYNKKMDPEKLIPDPEIVISGIDEIKHMERNLFQPKQLRG; encoded by the coding sequence ATGGCGGACAAAGAAGAAAAAAAAAATATTGAAAAAAAAGCGGATGCTCCTGTCAAGATAAAGCTCCTTGAAGGGACAGCGATGAAGCATATGAATAAAAAAGAAAAAAAAGACCGCCGTGCCGTATGGATTAAAAAGGCCACGCTTGATTACGAAATCGAGCTAAAAAGCATGCAGACCGAACTCATGAAGCTGCAAAAGCACATGAAGGCCACTGGCATGCGGATACTTGCCATCTTTGAGGGCCGTGATGCCGCAGGCAAGGGTGGAACCATCAAGCGGATTACTGCATTCCTCAATCCCCGAAATACCCGGGTGGTGGCCCTGTCAAAACCCAGTGATACCGAGATAACTCAGTGGTATTTTCAGCGCTATGCCCCCCATCTTCCGGCAGCAGGCGAGCTGGTTCTTTTTGATCGCTCCTGGTACAATCGGGCCATGGTGGAACCGGTCATGGGATTCTGCACTGATGAGCAGCATAAGCGCTTTCTTAAGGATGTGCCCTTGTTTGAGCAGATGCTGGTCAAAGACGGCATTCTTCTTTTTAAGTTTTACTTTTCTGTTTCCAAAGAGGAGCAATCCCGAAGATTTGAATCACGCAAACATGACCTCCTCAAGCAGTATAAGCTGTCGCCAGTGGATAATCTGGCCCAGCAGCTCTGGGATAAGTACAGCGTTAAAAAATTCCAGATGCTCAATGAGTCTAACCGCACCCTTACTCCGTGGACGATCATTCGGTCGGACAACAAGAAAAAGGCCAGAATAAATTGCATGAAGCATATTCTTTCCAATGTTGAATATAACAAAAAGATGGATCCGGAAAAACTCATCCCGGACCCGGAAATTGTGATCTCTGGTATTGATGAGATCAAGCATATGGAAAGAAATCTTTTTCAGCCCAAGCAGCTCAGGGGATAA